AGGCTGAGGGTGATCGACACCGCGGCGACCGCCACCACCAGCCGGCCGATCGGCGTGACAATCGCGAGCGTCGGCTGCAGCACCCGTCGGTACCAGTCGAGGGCAGGCTGCAGCGCGCGGGCCAGCCGGACGAGCACGGCGGGCGGGCGCTTGCGGGATCGGAGCAGGGAGCGGATGGGACGGCTCGTTCTAGGCGGCGCGGTAGACGGGCGGTTCGAGGTCGACGAGGATGCCGGAGACGATGTCCTCCGCCTTCACCCCGGCGAACTCCGACTCGGGGTCGACGATCATCCGGTGCGCGAGCACCGGCACGGCGAGGTCGCGCACGTCGTCGGGGGTCACGTAGATGCGTGCCTGGCTGATCGCCCAGGTCTTCACGGCACGGGCCAGGGCGAGGGCGCCACGCATGCTGACGCCGAGCACTACGTCGCGGTGCTGACGGGTGGCGTCGACGATGTCACTGACGTACTGCATGATCGACTCGTCGACGAATACCTCGGATGCCAGCGTGGACATGGTCACCACGGCGTCGGAGGTGATGATCGGGGTGACCCGGGAGGCGCGGGCGCGGTTGGAGGAGTCCATCAGCAGGCTGACCGCGGTCTTCGAGTCGGGGTAGCCGAGCGAGGTCTTGATCAGGAACCGGTCGAGTTGCGCCTCGGGCAGCTTGTAGGTTCCAGCCTGCTCCACCGGGTTCTGGGTGGCGATCACCAGGAACGGCGCACCCACGCTGTGGCCCTCGCCGTCGATGGTGATCACGCCCTCCTCCATCACCTCGAGCAGCGCGCTCTGGGTCTTGGGGCTCGCCCGGTTGATCTCGTCGGCGAGCACGATCGACGCGAAGATCGGGCCGGGGTGGAAAGTGAAGCGCCCCTTCGACTGGTCGAAGATCTGCACACCGGTGACGTCCGAGGGAAGCAGGTCCGGCGTGAACTGGATGCGGGATGTCGTGCCGTCGAGGGTGTTCGCGAGGGCCTTCGCGAGCACGGTCTTGCCGGTTCCGGGGAAGTCCTCGAGCAGCACGTGCCCGTCGGACAGCATCGCGGTGAGCACCAGCCGGATGGTCTCGTCCTTGCCGAGAATGGCCTGGTCGATGTTGCTGATCAGCTGGCCGAAGGCGTCGGCGAACCAGTCCGCCTGGTCCTGTGTTACTGCCACTGGTGTCTCCTCATTGCGTTTGTTACCAATTCCAGGTGTTGTAAATTTCGCTGGCACTGCCGTTGATGATCACGCGCACTCCGCAGTCAGCGAAGCCGTCCTGCATCCACGGGGCCGTCTCGTACGAGTTGGTGCCGCCGATGTTCATGCTGAAGCTTCCCGCGATGTCGCTCCAGCTACCGCCCCGGCAGAACTGCGGCGTGACCGTGTAGTTTCCGCTCGGCCAGTTCTGCACGCTGAACGCGAAGAACTTCGTGTTGCTGACACAGTCGCCCTGGTAGCAGCGCGTTTCTGCATTGCCGCTCGGGTACGCGTTCGTGACCTTGACCACCGGCGGCGGCGGTGGCGGTTCGTTCTCCACCACGCGCGCGCCCGACCATCCCGACCAGACACCGTACGAGCCGTTCGCGTCGCTCTGCGCTCGCACCCGCACCTGGTAACTCCCCGCGGGAACGCCACCCTGAGACGCGCTGGTGGCGGCCGTGCGTCCGGTATAGCCGTTGTTGGTCTCCCACTCGTAGGTGACCGCTGAGCCGCCGCCCTGCGCGGTGGACAGGCCGGTCCAGTTGAAGCTCAACGTGGCGTTCGCGTAGCCCGACGACCCCGGCGTAGCGGGGGTTGCCACCTGGTTCGGGGTGCCGTACGGGGTCACAGCTGCGCTGGCCGCCGACCACTGGCCCCAGCCGAGTTCGTTGTGGGCTCGCACCGTGAAGGTGTAGCTAGTGCCGTTAGTGAGTCCGGTGAACGTGCAGTTCGTCGGCGTGCAGTCCGCCTTCGAGCCGCCCGGTTCGCTCAGCACCTCGTAGCTATCGATCGCTTCGCCGTTGGTTGCGGGTGCCGAGAACGTGACGGAGGCCTGGCGGTCACCGGAGTTCGCGATGCGCGGCGCGTTCGGCTTGTCTGGCACGTCGCGCACGGTCAGGATGACGCGGCCGATGGCGTGCCGGTCGGGATCCTGGGTGGCATCCTCGATCGTGTACTGCACCACCAGGTCGCCGATGAACGACGGCCCGGGAACGACGCTCACCGTGTTGGCGGTGTGGGTGACGGATGCCGCGCTGCCGACCGTCTCCACCACCGCGTCAATGATCTTCAGTGGCGTCTCCGGGTACGGGTTGGAGTCGTTGTTCAGCACGCTGACCGTCTTCGGCTGGTTGCGCTGCCCTTCCAGCTTGTCGTCCACCGCTAGCGGCTTCGCGCGCGACGAGGTGACGACGGTGACCTCGATGCTGCCGGGCACCGTGAATTCCGCCCAGCTCAGCACCACGTTCAGCGTGACCGTGGTGCCCTTCGGCGTGTTGATCGGTGTCGCCACGGTCAACTGGGAGCCGCTCAGAGTGGGCTTCACCTGCGCGGTGCCGCCCTGCAGCGAGCCGTAGTTCACCGCGGCGAGGATCTCCGGGTTCGGGTGGGCGGTCGCATCGCGCAGGTCGATCGTGCTGCTCTCCCCCACCTCGACCTCAATGCTCGGTGACGTGAACTCAGGGGCGACATCCCGGAACTCCGGGTCGCCGACGATGATGTTCAGGGTCAGCGTGGCGCGGTTGCCTTTGGGGTCGGTCGCCGACGTGCCATCCGTCACCTCGAAGGTGACCGAGGCCGGGCCGCGGTAGTCGCGTTCCGGGGTGAAGCGCAGGGTGTCCTGGTCGACGTAGATCCGTTCGCCGTTGCTGCGGTTCGACGCCACCATCGATTCGCTGGTGAGAATCACCGCGCGGCCGGAGGGCACGATCACGATGTCGGAGAGGTTCCACTGCTTGGTCTCGTTCATCCGGATCACCTGCACCGGAAGGTTCGGGTCGAGCAGCGGCGGGTCGAACGTCTCCTCTTCCTCCTGGACAGTCTCCTCCTGGTCGAGGGTTGGGTCCTCGACCGGCGGCACGATGATGAACGCCATCGCGCTCAGGTCGTCGACCTCGTTGGTGAGACGGAACGCGATCGTCTGACGGGTGGCGCCGGGCGTCACCTCCACGATTCCCTCGTCGAGATAATCACCGGCACCGGCGAACGGTCCGTCAAGCGACACCACCAGGTCGTCGATGCGGCCGCCGGGGTTCTGCGCATCCTGGTAGACGTCCACGCGCACCGGGTCGCCGGCCGCGACCTGGTCGCGTTCGAGCACCTGGTCCACCGCCGTGGGCGGCAGGATCGGGGCGTCCGGAGTTACCAGCACCTGCACATAGGTGACATCCCGGCCGCCACGGTCGTTGGTCAGTTCGTAGCGGAAGGTGAAGGACATCTCCTCATCGGGTGCCTCGATCACCACGTACCGGCGGTCCTCAACCTCCACGCCGATGTCGGCGGGCACGTCCTGCAGTTCGTCGGAGACCTTGATCGGGGCACCCTGCGGGTCGGAATCGTTGAGGGTGACGTCGAGGGTCGCCACGCGCCCAGGACGGATGGAGACCGTGTCGGGCAGCGCAGTCGGCGGCAGGTTCACACCGCTGTCCGGGATGACGCCGATCTTGATCTCACCGATGCCGGTCGCCCCGAAGGTGTCCACCAGCTCGTATTCAAAGGTGTCGGTGCCGGCCGCGTCGGCGTACCCCTCGTAGACGAGGAAGTTGCTGCCCTCATCGACGATCGCGCCCAGTCCCGGAGGGCTGACGATGCGGCTGACCTCGGTGGAGTCGCCATCGGGGTCGACGCCGAGCATCGGGATGTCGATGCGCACCTGATTGCCCGCGAACACGCGTGCGGTGAGCGGGCGGGGGTCGGGCGCCTTGTTCGTGTCCGCGTCGATGCCGGTGACCCGGAACTCCACCCGCGCGACGTCGCTCTCGCCGAACTGGTCGACGACCCGGTAGATCACGCCGTACTGGCCCGGCTCCTGCGGCGCCTGGAAGCGCACCGTGGTGTCGTCCACGAACGCCAGTCCCGCGGCGGGAGCCTCGACGAGGTCCCGGTCGAGCACCATCGGCGCATCATCCGGGTGGTAGTCGTTCTCGAGCACGTCAACGGTCACGATGTCGCCGGCGCGCACGGTGGCGGCGTCATCCAGCGCGATCGGCGGCTGGTGTTTCTGGATGGCCGGAACCGGGACCACCGTGACGCCTGCCGTCGAGGTGGCGAAGCCGTCGGACACGGTGTAGGTGAACTGGTACTGCCCGGTGAGGGGTTCGGTCGCGGTGACGCGCAACAGGGTGCCGTTCAGCACCTCGACCACGACGCCGGCCGCGGACACCTCGCGGGGCACCTCGATCGACTGGATGCCGAGCACCCGGCCGCTCGGGCTCACATCGTTGGCGAGCACGCCGCTGGTGGTGGACTGGGTACCGCGCAGGTACACCGTGTCGGTGACGGCGACCGGCGGTTGCGCCTGCTCGGGGGTCTCGCGCACGTCCACCCGGATCATGCCGATGCTGCTCTTCTCGCCGGCTGAGACCGTGTACTGCACGTAGTACGCGCCGGGCTGGGTGGCGCTGAAGCCGACCAGGCCCTGATCGGTGTTGAGGGTGGCGGTGGCGTTGTTGCCCGGTGCGTCGATGGCGAGCAGGCCAAGTTGCGCGCCG
This Salinibacterium sp. ZJ450 DNA region includes the following protein-coding sequences:
- a CDS encoding MoxR family ATPase — protein: MAVTQDQADWFADAFGQLISNIDQAILGKDETIRLVLTAMLSDGHVLLEDFPGTGKTVLAKALANTLDGTTSRIQFTPDLLPSDVTGVQIFDQSKGRFTFHPGPIFASIVLADEINRASPKTQSALLEVMEEGVITIDGEGHSVGAPFLVIATQNPVEQAGTYKLPEAQLDRFLIKTSLGYPDSKTAVSLLMDSSNRARASRVTPIITSDAVVTMSTLASEVFVDESIMQYVSDIVDATRQHRDVVLGVSMRGALALARAVKTWAISQARIYVTPDDVRDLAVPVLAHRMIVDPESEFAGVKAEDIVSGILVDLEPPVYRAA
- a CDS encoding Ig-like domain-containing protein; its protein translation is MRGLRRWIRTRRGSFSTWALAVIVAVPLAIAAFHPGFPIADVELNSRDVWVTNSEQLLGGRLNRQIDELNGSVTAGSADFDVLQDGDTLFMVDPVLGRVESVDPAFTKVSSAIDVPPGSDIAFGGETLAIVSPEGDLWVITAVGDLQFNYTNTEPDAELGENGHATVTQGGVVIAVSPGDKSLTRIEAPGAEPEITDFPSIGEFQISAVGDHAVILDVSTNDFYKQDGSKIDLPTDGLRLQQVGAESDTALVASGDSLITVNLGNNSVTEIDAGIETALTDPTDVSAPVFLDGCAHGAWGGAQKYLLACENQEPQPTDISQHTQGGELEFRVNRSVIALNNLTNGNVWLVDENMQLVENWEEVTPPEEEDGEEGDEKSSTQSFEDTLAERTEQNRPPLARDDEFGVRPGKTTILPLLDNDTDPDGDVLTIVNTGAVAETTGRLEYIDGGRALQFTAADGFVGTVNFRYTIDDGRPGGVAEAQVSVRVVAEELNEVPLPNRQAGVGVEANQTVSYNVLNDWRDPDGDDLLLVGASPQSGDLVQFTPDGYVTFTHTTSELGLKEVSFAVSDGRGDAQAGTLTVDVQPAGALNPVGTPDFGTAFVNEEIIIDPLENDLSPSGAQLGLLAIDAPGNNATATLNTDQGLVGFSATQPGAYYVQYTVSAGEKSSIGMIRVDVRETPEQAQPPVAVTDTVYLRGTQSTTSGVLANDVSPSGRVLGIQSIEVPREVSAAGVVVEVLNGTLLRVTATEPLTGQYQFTYTVSDGFATSTAGVTVVPVPAIQKHQPPIALDDAATVRAGDIVTVDVLENDYHPDDAPMVLDRDLVEAPAAGLAFVDDTTVRFQAPQEPGQYGVIYRVVDQFGESDVARVEFRVTGIDADTNKAPDPRPLTARVFAGNQVRIDIPMLGVDPDGDSTEVSRIVSPPGLGAIVDEGSNFLVYEGYADAAGTDTFEYELVDTFGATGIGEIKIGVIPDSGVNLPPTALPDTVSIRPGRVATLDVTLNDSDPQGAPIKVSDELQDVPADIGVEVEDRRYVVIEAPDEEMSFTFRYELTNDRGGRDVTYVQVLVTPDAPILPPTAVDQVLERDQVAAGDPVRVDVYQDAQNPGGRIDDLVVSLDGPFAGAGDYLDEGIVEVTPGATRQTIAFRLTNEVDDLSAMAFIIVPPVEDPTLDQEETVQEEEETFDPPLLDPNLPVQVIRMNETKQWNLSDIVIVPSGRAVILTSESMVASNRSNGERIYVDQDTLRFTPERDYRGPASVTFEVTDGTSATDPKGNRATLTLNIIVGDPEFRDVAPEFTSPSIEVEVGESSTIDLRDATAHPNPEILAAVNYGSLQGGTAQVKPTLSGSQLTVATPINTPKGTTVTLNVVLSWAEFTVPGSIEVTVVTSSRAKPLAVDDKLEGQRNQPKTVSVLNNDSNPYPETPLKIIDAVVETVGSAASVTHTANTVSVVPGPSFIGDLVVQYTIEDATQDPDRHAIGRVILTVRDVPDKPNAPRIANSGDRQASVTFSAPATNGEAIDSYEVLSEPGGSKADCTPTNCTFTGLTNGTSYTFTVRAHNELGWGQWSAASAAVTPYGTPNQVATPATPGSSGYANATLSFNWTGLSTAQGGGSAVTYEWETNNGYTGRTAATSASQGGVPAGSYQVRVRAQSDANGSYGVWSGWSGARVVENEPPPPPPVVKVTNAYPSGNAETRCYQGDCVSNTKFFAFSVQNWPSGNYTVTPQFCRGGSWSDIAGSFSMNIGGTNSYETAPWMQDGFADCGVRVIINGSASEIYNTWNW